A region from the Triticum urartu cultivar G1812 chromosome 1, Tu2.1, whole genome shotgun sequence genome encodes:
- the LOC125542573 gene encoding indole-2-monooxygenase-like, with protein sequence MDLGAIATPQSLWLVLLFLIIVYLATSSSRAEKLYSKLPSPPFKLPLIGHLHLVGSLPHVALRDLATKHGPDVMLIRLGVVPTLVVSSPRAAKAVLRTYDHLFASRPHSPVGDILFSGSTNIAFAPYGDYWRQLRKIVTTHLLSARKVRSNRAARETELRLVLARVKAATAASSAVDVSEVFSYFANDVICQAVLGRLPREAGRNKMFRELLEINSKLLGGFILTDFFPSLARLDMASGKAVKQKKIWDDLLDDLIDKHASKTVMDEDEQDFIDVLLSVQQEYGLTKDNIKAILMDMFEAGTDTTYVSLDYAMAELMRNPRVMTKLQAEVRSSVTKGKEMVTEEDLASMSYLKAVMKEAMRLHPSGALLIPHLSVADCDVEGYTIPSGTRLMVNAWALGRDPTCWDNAEEFVPERFLEGAMDAACDFQGNDFRFLPFGSGRRICPGITFAAVTFEIILANLIYHFNWELPEGSPGVDMTEEYGIDVHRKVKLLLVPRMV encoded by the exons ATGGATCTAGGTGCTATTGCAACTCCGCAGTCACTATGGCTCGTCCTTCTCTTCCTCATCATCGTGTACCTCGCGACGTCGAGTTCTAGAGCAGAGAAGCTGTACAGCAAGCTCCCATCGCCTCCATTCAAGCTCCCCTTGATCGGGCACCTCCACCTCGTCGGGTCCCTACCCCACGTCGCCCTCCGCGACCTGGCAACGAAGCACGGCCCCGACGTGATGCTCATCCGCCTCGGCGTCGTCCCCACGCTCGTCGTCTCGTCGCCTCGCGCTGCCAAGGCCGTCCTGCGCACCTACGACCACCTCTTCGCGTCCCGGCCGCACTCCCCCGTGGGCGACATCCTCTTCAGTGGCTCCACCAACATAGCCTTCGCCCCCTACGGCGACTACTGGCGCCAGTTAAGGAAAATCGTCACCACCCACCTCCTCAGCGCTAGGAAGGTCCGCTCCAACCGCGCTGCCCGTGAGACAGAGTTGCGGCTCGTCCTGGCCAGGGTAAAGGCCGCGACAGCCGCGAGCTCGGCGGTGGATGTCAGCGAGGTCTTCAGCTACTTCGCCAACGACGTGATATGCCAGGCCGTGCTTGGCAGGCTGCCCCGAGAGGCGGGCCGGAACAAGATGTTCCGGGAGCTGCTGGAGATTAACTCCAAGCTCCTAGGTGGGTTTATACTCACCGACTTCTTCCCCAGCCTTGCAAGGCTGGACATGGCGTCCGGCAAGGCGGTGAAACAGAAGAAAATATGGGACGACCTGCTGGACGACCTCATCGACAAGCACGCGAGCAAGACGGTGATGGACGAGGACGAGCAAGACTTTATCGACGTCTTGCTCTCCGTTCAACAAGAGTACGGCTTGACCAAAGATAACATCAAGGCAATACTCATG GACATGTTTGAAGCTGGGACCGACACAACGTACGTATCGCTTGACTACGCCATGGCTGAGTTGATGCGGAACCCACGCGTGATGACCAAGCTGCAAGCCGAGGTGAGGAGCAGCGTGACCAAGGGCAAAGAAATGGTCACCGAGGAAGACCTTGCAAGCATGAGCTACCTCAAGGCCGTGATGAAAGAGGCCATGCGGCTGCACCCGTCCGGGGCTCTCTTGATACCCCACCTCTCCGTAGCCGACTGCGATGTAGAGGGCTACACCATACCCTCCGGGACGCGCTTAATGGTCAACGCGTGGGCTCTAGGCAGGGACCCCACCTGCTGGGACAATGCGGAGGAGTTCGTGCCCGAGCGGTTCTTGGAAGGAGCCATGGATGCTGCTTGCGACTTCCAGGGGAACGACTTCCGTTTCTTGCCGTTTGGGTCTGGCCGAAGGATATGCCCAGGCATAACCTTCGCCGCCGTCACATTCGAGATCATTCTTGCCAACCTCATCTACCACTTCAACTGGGAGCTGCCGGAGGGATCCCCGGGCGTCGATATGACGGAGGAATACGGGATCGATGTGCATCGGAAGGTGAAGCTGCTTCTTGTCCCACGCatggtctag